One genomic segment of Pelagerythrobacter marensis includes these proteins:
- a CDS encoding Lrp/AsnC family transcriptional regulator yields MTKLDRINERILHELSHDGRVSNLELAARVGLSPSACLRRVQDLEQSGVIQGYRAVLDRRKLGIGFTAIVAVGLNRHTKAAQEDFERKMAEAPEVKECHNVAGAVEYFLRVEVTDLTAYKRFHTETLGTVEQVQSITSYVVMGSPKDMRA; encoded by the coding sequence ATGACGAAACTTGATCGGATTAACGAGCGAATATTGCATGAGCTGTCGCACGATGGCCGGGTGAGCAATCTGGAGCTTGCGGCGCGAGTCGGCCTCTCCCCTTCCGCTTGTTTGCGCCGGGTGCAGGATCTGGAGCAGTCGGGCGTAATCCAGGGCTATCGCGCGGTGCTGGATCGGCGGAAGCTGGGGATCGGCTTCACCGCCATCGTAGCGGTCGGGCTGAACCGCCATACCAAGGCCGCGCAGGAAGACTTCGAGCGCAAGATGGCCGAGGCGCCCGAGGTGAAGGAATGCCATAACGTCGCCGGGGCGGTGGAATATTTCCTGAGAGTCGAGGTCACGGACCTGACGGCTTACAAGCGTTTCCACACCGAAACGCTGGGCACGGTCGAACAGGTGCAGTCGATCACCTCGTATGTCGTGATGGGTTCGCCCAAGGACATGCGCGCCTGA
- a CDS encoding MerR family transcriptional regulator, protein MAAEFDDGKDAGALRTIGEVGQALGIKPHVLRYWEQQFPMLRPLKRSGGRRYYRADDVALVERIDRLVNGEGYTLKGALAALKAGGDDAAQPSPAPAAEPAATGDAGTARGNAEVVARLKSIRADLSAALSR, encoded by the coding sequence ATGGCGGCAGAATTCGACGATGGCAAAGATGCGGGCGCGCTCAGGACCATCGGCGAGGTTGGCCAGGCTCTCGGCATAAAGCCGCACGTGCTGCGTTACTGGGAACAGCAGTTTCCCATGCTCCGCCCGCTCAAGCGCAGCGGGGGGCGCCGCTATTACCGTGCCGACGATGTCGCCCTGGTCGAACGGATCGACCGCCTGGTCAACGGGGAAGGCTATACGCTGAAAGGCGCGCTGGCGGCGCTGAAGGCCGGCGGTGATGACGCTGCGCAACCGTCGCCGGCACCGGCGGCAGAGCCGGCCGCCACAGGCGATGCCGGCACCGCACGCGGAAATGCCGAAGTCGTCGCCCGGCTGAAATCGATCCGCGCCGATCTCAGCGCCGCGCTCTCGCGCTGA
- a CDS encoding integration host factor subunit alpha — MMRSVGTLTRADLAETINRKMGLSRAESLDLVEAILAHMCGSMSDGENVKISGFGSFVLRDKKERIGRNPKTGVEVPITPRRVITFRASQLLKDRIAKG; from the coding sequence ATGATGCGTTCGGTGGGTACGCTGACACGCGCAGATCTGGCGGAAACGATCAATCGCAAGATGGGGTTGTCGCGCGCCGAATCGCTCGACCTCGTCGAAGCGATCCTCGCTCATATGTGCGGGTCGATGTCCGATGGCGAAAACGTCAAGATTTCGGGCTTCGGCAGCTTCGTGCTACGCGACAAGAAAGAACGGATCGGGCGCAACCCCAAAACGGGGGTGGAAGTTCCGATCACGCCGCGCCGCGTGATCACCTTCCGCGCAAGCCAGCTCCTCAAGGATCGTATCGCGAAAGGCTGA
- a CDS encoding beta-ketoacyl-ACP synthase III, whose product MIRSQVKGSGSALPRNVVTNAELARRVDTSDEWIVERTGIRQRYIAEDDETTSSLAIEASRKALEAAGVDAKDIDLIVLATATPDQTFPATATIVQHALGCNGGIAFDVGAVCSGFLYALATADSMLRTGMAKRALVIGSETFSRILDWEDRATCVLFGDGAGAMVLEAQDVPEDGPGVLACKLHADGQHNQLLYVDGGPSTTQTVGHLRMRGREVFRHAVVNLAAVLEETLAAAGFAPADIDWVVPHQANARILDATARKLGLPAEKVIVTVDRHANTSAASVPLAFDTGVRDGRIKPGDLVMFEAMGGGFTWGASLVRL is encoded by the coding sequence GTGATTCGTTCGCAGGTGAAAGGCAGCGGGTCCGCCTTGCCCCGCAACGTGGTCACCAATGCCGAACTGGCCAGGCGCGTCGATACCAGCGACGAATGGATCGTGGAGCGGACCGGTATCCGCCAGCGCTATATCGCGGAAGACGACGAAACGACTTCCTCGCTGGCGATCGAGGCTTCGCGCAAGGCGCTCGAAGCTGCCGGGGTGGACGCGAAGGATATCGACCTGATCGTGCTGGCCACCGCCACGCCCGACCAGACGTTCCCCGCCACCGCCACGATCGTTCAGCACGCACTGGGCTGCAACGGCGGGATCGCATTCGATGTCGGGGCGGTATGTTCCGGCTTCCTCTACGCCCTCGCAACCGCCGATTCGATGCTGCGCACCGGCATGGCGAAGCGCGCGCTGGTGATCGGTTCGGAAACCTTCAGCCGCATTCTCGATTGGGAAGATCGCGCAACGTGCGTCCTGTTCGGCGATGGTGCCGGGGCGATGGTGCTGGAAGCGCAGGACGTGCCCGAAGATGGGCCGGGCGTTCTGGCGTGCAAGCTGCACGCCGATGGCCAGCACAACCAGCTGCTCTACGTCGACGGCGGCCCTTCGACCACGCAGACCGTGGGGCATTTGCGGATGCGCGGGCGCGAGGTGTTTCGCCACGCGGTCGTCAACCTCGCTGCCGTGCTGGAGGAAACGCTGGCCGCTGCGGGCTTTGCCCCGGCCGATATCGACTGGGTCGTGCCGCACCAGGCGAACGCCCGCATTCTCGACGCCACCGCACGCAAGCTGGGCCTGCCGGCGGAAAAGGTGATCGTGACGGTTGACCGGCACGCGAACACCTCCGCCGCTTCCGTTCCGCTCGCTTTCGACACGGGCGTTCGCGACGGGCGAATCAAGCCCGGCGATTTGGTGATGTTCGAAGCGATGGGCGGCGGATTCACCTGGGGGGCAAGCCTCGTTAGGCTGTAA
- the plsX gene encoding phosphate acyltransferase PlsX, which translates to MSLPRIAVDAMGGDEGVRVMVEGAALARRRHDQFKFLLVGDETRIKAALDTHPGMRDASEILHCDDVVGGDEKPTQALRRARTTSMGLAVNAVKAGDAGAAVSAGNTGALMAMSKLALRTLPGIDRPALAALMPTLGDNDVIMLDLGANTEADARNLVQFAIMGAAYSRIVTGLAEPRVRLLNIGTEETKGTDALRDAAAQLQAATGLALSFDGFVESDKINRGEVDVVVTDGFSGNIALKAIEGAARFVTDLLRSAFTSSLRSKIGFLVSRPATELLKHHLDPNNHNGAVFLGLNGVVVKSHGSANAAGVANAVAVAARLLEDDLTHRISADLAALGEARLRTGQATGDAK; encoded by the coding sequence ATGAGTCTTCCGCGTATCGCCGTCGACGCGATGGGCGGGGACGAGGGTGTGCGCGTCATGGTGGAAGGTGCGGCGCTGGCCCGCCGCCGCCATGATCAGTTCAAGTTCCTGCTGGTGGGCGACGAGACGCGGATCAAGGCCGCGCTCGATACCCATCCGGGGATGCGCGACGCATCCGAAATCCTGCATTGCGACGATGTCGTGGGCGGTGACGAGAAGCCGACCCAGGCGCTTCGCCGCGCCCGCACCACGTCGATGGGCCTCGCGGTCAACGCGGTGAAGGCGGGCGATGCCGGCGCTGCGGTCAGCGCGGGCAACACCGGCGCACTGATGGCCATGAGCAAGCTCGCGCTGCGCACTCTGCCGGGCATCGACCGCCCCGCGCTCGCCGCGCTGATGCCGACGCTGGGCGACAACGACGTTATCATGCTCGACCTTGGTGCCAATACCGAGGCTGACGCGCGCAACCTGGTCCAGTTCGCGATCATGGGCGCGGCCTATTCGCGCATCGTCACCGGGCTTGCCGAACCGCGCGTGCGCCTGCTGAACATCGGGACCGAGGAAACCAAGGGCACCGATGCGCTGCGCGATGCCGCGGCGCAGCTTCAGGCGGCGACCGGCCTGGCGCTGTCCTTCGACGGGTTCGTCGAAAGCGACAAGATCAACCGCGGCGAAGTCGACGTCGTCGTCACTGACGGCTTTTCCGGCAATATCGCGCTCAAGGCGATCGAGGGGGCGGCGCGTTTCGTCACCGATCTGCTGCGCAGCGCCTTCACCAGCTCGCTGCGGTCCAAGATCGGTTTCCTCGTCTCGCGGCCGGCAACCGAATTGCTCAAGCATCATCTCGATCCCAACAATCACAACGGGGCCGTTTTCCTCGGCCTCAACGGTGTGGTGGTGAAAAGCCACGGCAGCGCCAATGCTGCCGGCGTGGCCAATGCCGTGGCGGTTGCCGCACGCCTGCTGGAGGACGATCTGACCCACCGCATCAGCGCCGATCTTGCCGCACTGGGCGAAGCGCGCCTGCGCACAGGCCAGGCGACCGGGGACGCGAAGTGA
- the rpmF gene encoding 50S ribosomal protein L32 yields MAVPKRKVSPHRRGNRRAHDSLKVEAFHECSNCGELKRPHNLCPHCGHYNGREVIAVGL; encoded by the coding sequence ATGGCTGTCCCGAAGAGAAAAGTATCGCCCCATCGCCGTGGCAACCGTCGCGCGCACGATTCGCTGAAGGTCGAGGCATTCCATGAATGCTCGAACTGCGGCGAGCTGAAGCGCCCGCACAACCTCTGCCCGCACTGCGGGCACTACAACGGCCGCGAAGTCATCGCCGTCGGCCTCTGA
- a CDS encoding MAPEG family protein has product MILPVTLTAVAAAAILNIWLTLRIGAVRRAYKISVGDGGNEALQRRMRAQLNFAENVPITLLLIAALELAGIGGDWLAYVAGLFILSRVAHGFGMDGGKAQMGRMIGTLVTLATQLFLAGVAVGAVLRLF; this is encoded by the coding sequence ATGATACTTCCGGTAACTCTGACTGCGGTGGCGGCTGCCGCGATCCTCAATATCTGGCTGACCTTGCGGATCGGCGCCGTGCGCCGCGCCTACAAGATCAGCGTCGGCGACGGCGGCAACGAGGCGCTGCAACGCCGGATGCGCGCCCAGCTCAATTTTGCGGAAAACGTGCCGATCACGCTGCTGCTGATCGCGGCGCTGGAGCTTGCAGGGATCGGCGGCGACTGGCTGGCCTATGTCGCCGGCCTGTTCATTCTCAGCCGCGTCGCCCACGGGTTCGGGATGGACGGCGGCAAGGCGCAGATGGGGCGGATGATCGGGACGCTGGTGACGCTGGCGACCCAGCTGTTCCTGGCCGGGGTTGCCGTGGGTGCGGTTCTGCGGCTGTTCTGA
- a CDS encoding MBL fold metallo-hydrolase — MTDTDTQPPMRAAIMPVTPLQQNCSLIWCTKTMRGALVDPGGDLDKLKAGVARAGVTLEKLLITHGHLDHCGQAGVLAQELGLPIEGPHEEDRFWIARLDDDGRQWGMDAKSFEPDRWLDDGDTVTVGDLTLDVIHCPGHTPGHVVFHHAPSRFAIVGDVLFKGSIGRTDFPRGNHQDLLDAITGKLWPLGDEVTFIPGHGPTSTFGHERRTNAFVGDAALA; from the coding sequence ATGACCGATACCGACACCCAGCCGCCGATGCGCGCCGCGATCATGCCCGTCACGCCCCTGCAGCAGAACTGTTCGCTGATCTGGTGCACGAAGACGATGCGCGGGGCGCTGGTCGATCCAGGCGGCGATCTCGACAAGCTGAAAGCCGGCGTGGCGAGGGCGGGGGTGACGCTGGAAAAGCTGCTGATCACCCACGGCCATCTCGACCATTGCGGGCAGGCCGGTGTGCTGGCCCAGGAACTGGGCCTTCCGATCGAGGGCCCGCACGAGGAAGACCGGTTCTGGATCGCCCGGCTCGACGACGACGGGCGGCAATGGGGCATGGATGCAAAGAGCTTCGAGCCTGACCGGTGGCTGGACGATGGCGATACGGTGACGGTGGGCGACCTGACGCTCGACGTGATCCATTGCCCCGGCCACACGCCGGGCCACGTCGTCTTCCACCACGCGCCGAGCCGCTTCGCGATCGTCGGCGATGTCCTGTTCAAGGGATCGATCGGGCGGACCGATTTTCCGCGCGGCAACCATCAGGACCTGCTCGACGCGATCACCGGCAAGCTCTGGCCCCTGGGCGACGAGGTGACCTTCATCCCCGGCCACGGCCCGACCAGCACGTTCGGCCACGAACGGCGCACCAACGCCTTCGTTGGCGACGCCGCGCTGGCCTGA
- a CDS encoding S24 family peptidase, protein MNDARQRLLELARDRGASLAGLSHLIGRNPTYLQQFVRKGSPRKLEEQDRRTLAEFFGVAESELGAPEGKSYPPAPAPVRGDWIEVPRLSLDASAGAGALGAREIPFDVFRFSRRWLREMGLEGADLTAIRVEGDSMEPLLRSGDEIFVDRHKRGGEGIHVVRIGDALHVKRLQAAAQGRITLVSENSAYPPIELAREEVEVIGRVVWKGGRV, encoded by the coding sequence ATGAACGACGCGCGCCAGCGCCTGCTCGAACTCGCCCGCGATCGCGGGGCGAGCCTGGCCGGGCTGTCTCACCTGATCGGGCGCAACCCCACGTACCTGCAGCAATTCGTGCGCAAGGGCAGCCCGCGCAAGCTGGAGGAGCAGGATCGCCGGACGCTGGCGGAATTTTTCGGTGTGGCCGAATCAGAATTGGGCGCGCCGGAGGGTAAATCCTATCCCCCGGCTCCTGCGCCGGTTCGCGGCGACTGGATCGAGGTGCCGCGCCTGTCGCTCGATGCCTCTGCCGGGGCCGGCGCGCTCGGCGCGCGCGAAATTCCCTTCGACGTGTTCCGCTTCTCGCGCCGCTGGCTGCGCGAAATGGGGCTGGAGGGGGCGGACCTGACCGCGATCCGGGTCGAAGGCGATTCGATGGAGCCGCTGCTCCGCTCGGGCGACGAAATCTTCGTCGACCGGCACAAGCGGGGGGGGGAGGGGATCCATGTCGTGCGCATCGGCGATGCCCTGCACGTCAAGCGGCTCCAGGCCGCGGCGCAGGGCCGGATCACGCTGGTCAGCGAAAACAGCGCCTATCCCCCGATCGAACTGGCGCGCGAGGAAGTGGAAGTAATCGGCCGCGTCGTGTGGAAAGGCGGGCGGGTCTGA
- a CDS encoding aldehyde dehydrogenase family protein, translated as MPRLDKTYPLYLNNRPQQPNTDLAVTDKYTGEVAFRTALATPEIIDAAIAGAVRAAGPMARLAGFERQGVLQHCVDRFRERFDELAYALCVEAGKPIRDSEGEVTRLIDTFRIAAEESVRNYGEVMPLDISERARGYQSMWKRYPIGPCSFISPFNFPLNLAAHKIAPAIAIGCPFVMKPASKTPLGALIVGEVLAECDVLPEGAFSILPASRDGADLFTEDERLKLLSFTGSPAVGWALKARAGKKKVVLELGGNAAVIVDRDADLDDALERIVFGAFYQSGQSCIGVQRILIHEDIYDRFRDMLVAKTRTLKAGDPKDRETFIGPMISEGEARRLKGWIDEAVEGGARLLCGGGCEGNMLEATLLEGVDRDARALNEEAFGPLAILQPFSDFDAALDEVNRSEFGLQAGVFTRDLFRMFDAWDRLEVGGVIVNDVPSIRVDNMPYGGVKDSGLGREGIRFAMEDMSEIRNLVIRRGG; from the coding sequence ATGCCCAGGCTCGACAAGACTTATCCGCTCTACCTGAACAATCGGCCGCAGCAGCCGAACACCGACCTTGCCGTGACCGACAAGTACACGGGCGAGGTTGCCTTTCGCACCGCGCTCGCCACGCCGGAGATCATCGATGCGGCAATTGCCGGGGCCGTGCGCGCGGCGGGGCCGATGGCGCGCCTCGCCGGGTTCGAGCGCCAGGGCGTGCTGCAGCATTGCGTCGACCGTTTCCGCGAACGTTTCGACGAACTCGCCTATGCCCTGTGCGTCGAGGCCGGCAAGCCGATCCGCGACAGCGAGGGCGAGGTCACGCGCCTGATCGACACTTTCCGCATCGCGGCGGAAGAATCGGTCCGCAATTATGGCGAGGTCATGCCGCTCGACATTTCGGAGCGGGCCCGCGGTTACCAGTCGATGTGGAAACGCTATCCGATCGGGCCGTGCAGCTTCATTTCGCCGTTCAACTTCCCGCTGAACCTGGCCGCGCACAAGATCGCCCCGGCCATCGCCATCGGCTGCCCCTTCGTGATGAAGCCGGCGAGCAAGACCCCGCTCGGCGCGCTGATCGTCGGCGAAGTCCTGGCCGAATGCGACGTGCTGCCCGAAGGCGCGTTTTCGATCCTCCCTGCCAGCCGCGACGGGGCCGACCTGTTCACCGAGGACGAGCGGCTGAAACTGCTCAGCTTCACCGGTTCGCCCGCGGTCGGCTGGGCGCTGAAGGCGCGCGCGGGGAAGAAGAAGGTCGTGCTCGAACTCGGCGGCAATGCCGCGGTGATCGTCGACCGCGACGCCGACCTCGACGATGCGCTGGAACGGATCGTCTTCGGTGCTTTCTACCAGTCGGGGCAGAGCTGCATCGGGGTGCAGCGCATCCTGATCCACGAGGACATCTACGACCGCTTCCGCGACATGCTGGTGGCGAAGACCCGCACGCTCAAGGCCGGCGATCCGAAGGATCGGGAAACCTTCATCGGCCCGATGATCTCCGAAGGCGAGGCGCGCCGGCTGAAGGGCTGGATCGACGAGGCGGTCGAAGGCGGCGCGCGCCTGCTGTGCGGCGGCGGGTGCGAAGGCAACATGCTGGAGGCGACCCTGCTCGAAGGGGTCGACCGTGACGCCCGCGCGCTGAACGAGGAAGCCTTCGGCCCGCTCGCGATCCTGCAGCCGTTTTCCGACTTCGACGCCGCGCTGGACGAGGTGAACCGGAGCGAGTTCGGCCTCCAGGCCGGGGTCTTCACCCGCGACCTGTTTCGGATGTTCGACGCCTGGGATCGGCTGGAAGTGGGCGGCGTGATCGTCAACGACGTGCCCAGCATCCGCGTCGACAACATGCCCTACGGCGGGGTCAAGGATTCGGGCCTCGGCCGCGAGGGGATCCGCTTCGCAATGGAAGACATGAGCGAGATCCGCAATCTCGTGATCCGGCGCGGGGGCTGA
- a CDS encoding D-2-hydroxyacid dehydrogenase — protein sequence MTVAVLSGLVRPLVEEHLPAGIEPRWYTSVEELHALAPEAEIGWFDLDATEPMAEAVRRAEKLRWLSSIYAGLDFLPLDLLQRRGVTITNGAGINAITIAEYVVMGMLTMAKGYREVVRAQDRREWLADSPGKRELAGSRALLLGYGAIGKLIRPRLEAFGVEVTVVRRSGGDGVLAPDEWRARLGEFDWVILAVPATPETDAMIGSEELAAMKDDAVLVNIARGAVVDQDALVAALEERRIGGAFLDVTTPEPLPADHPLWQLENAHVTMHLSGRAQSKMFVRSAERFLANCRRFVAGEPLEPIFDPARGY from the coding sequence ATGACCGTTGCCGTCCTGTCCGGGCTTGTCCGGCCGCTGGTGGAAGAGCACCTGCCGGCGGGGATCGAGCCGCGCTGGTACACTTCGGTCGAGGAACTTCATGCGCTTGCGCCCGAGGCGGAGATCGGGTGGTTCGATCTCGATGCCACGGAACCGATGGCCGAGGCGGTCCGGCGGGCGGAAAAGCTGCGCTGGCTCAGCTCGATCTACGCCGGGCTCGATTTCCTGCCGCTCGACCTGTTGCAGCGGCGCGGGGTCACGATCACCAATGGCGCGGGCATCAACGCGATCACGATTGCCGAATATGTCGTGATGGGGATGCTGACGATGGCCAAGGGCTACCGCGAAGTCGTGCGCGCGCAGGACCGGCGCGAATGGCTGGCCGATTCGCCGGGCAAGCGCGAACTGGCGGGCAGCCGGGCGCTGCTGCTGGGCTATGGCGCGATCGGCAAGCTGATCAGGCCGCGGCTGGAAGCTTTCGGGGTGGAAGTGACCGTCGTGCGCCGGTCGGGCGGGGACGGGGTGCTGGCCCCCGACGAATGGCGCGCGCGGCTGGGCGAATTCGACTGGGTGATCCTGGCCGTTCCCGCGACACCGGAAACCGATGCGATGATCGGCAGCGAGGAACTTGCCGCGATGAAGGACGATGCCGTGCTGGTGAACATCGCGCGCGGCGCGGTGGTGGACCAGGACGCGCTGGTCGCCGCGCTGGAGGAACGGCGCATCGGCGGGGCGTTCCTGGATGTGACGACGCCCGAGCCGCTGCCGGCCGATCACCCACTGTGGCAACTCGAAAATGCCCATGTGACGATGCACCTGTCGGGCCGGGCGCAGTCGAAGATGTTCGTCCGTTCGGCCGAACGGTTCCTGGCCAATTGCCGCCGGTTCGTCGCCGGGGAACCGCTGGAGCCGATTTTCGACCCCGCGCGCGGATATTGA
- the cysS gene encoding cysteine--tRNA ligase encodes MTATPLKLFNSLTRQLEPFEPVHAGEARVYSCGPTVYNYPHIGNMRAYVFADVLGRTLSSRGYKLTHVINITDVGHLTDDGDAGEDKMEKMAAQKAQSIWDIAKHYTEAFRADVKALNIREPARWSVATDYIDEMLEFAKSIADKHCYELDSGLYFDVSTVEDYGRLARAVTEEGEGRIEAVAGKRNAADFAIWRKTPPGETRQMEWDSPWGKGAPGWHLECSVMGENLLGFPFDIHTGGIDHREIHHPNEIAQNQAFCGCGGLDVATHSGAKIWMHNNFLVERSGKMSKSAGEFLRLPLLVSKGYHPLAYRLMCLQAHYRSELEFSWDGLGAALTRLKRMAIAAERFSDADEEGDPNHPRLVPFLERFDAAMADDLNTPLALTAFEEALSAKKIDPAARRAAIARMDAVLGLGLLDLTRADLRLRPDTAELDEDDVEDALERRREARAARDFARSDAIRDELSGKGVEVMDGDPLGWDWKLG; translated from the coding sequence ATGACCGCGACCCCGCTCAAGCTCTTCAACTCGCTCACCCGCCAGCTCGAACCGTTCGAACCGGTCCACGCCGGCGAGGCGCGCGTCTATTCCTGCGGGCCGACGGTCTACAACTACCCGCATATCGGCAATATGCGCGCCTATGTCTTCGCCGACGTGCTCGGCCGCACGCTCTCGTCGCGCGGCTACAAGCTCACCCATGTCATCAACATCACCGATGTCGGCCACCTGACCGACGATGGCGATGCGGGCGAGGACAAGATGGAGAAGATGGCCGCGCAGAAAGCGCAGTCGATCTGGGACATCGCGAAGCACTATACCGAAGCCTTCCGGGCCGACGTGAAGGCGCTCAACATTCGCGAGCCGGCCAGGTGGTCGGTGGCGACCGACTATATCGACGAGATGCTGGAGTTCGCGAAAAGCATTGCAGACAAGCACTGCTACGAACTCGACAGCGGGCTCTATTTCGACGTTTCGACGGTCGAGGACTACGGCCGCCTCGCGCGCGCCGTGACCGAAGAGGGTGAAGGCCGGATCGAGGCAGTCGCGGGCAAGCGGAACGCCGCCGATTTCGCCATCTGGCGCAAGACCCCGCCGGGCGAAACGCGGCAGATGGAATGGGATTCCCCGTGGGGCAAGGGCGCCCCCGGCTGGCATCTGGAATGCTCGGTCATGGGCGAGAATCTGCTCGGCTTCCCGTTCGACATCCACACCGGCGGGATCGATCACCGCGAGATCCACCACCCGAACGAAATCGCACAGAACCAGGCCTTCTGCGGGTGCGGCGGGCTGGACGTGGCGACGCATTCGGGCGCGAAGATCTGGATGCACAACAACTTCCTGGTCGAACGCAGCGGCAAGATGAGCAAGTCGGCGGGCGAATTCCTGCGCCTGCCCCTGCTGGTGTCGAAAGGCTATCACCCGCTCGCCTATCGTCTCATGTGCCTTCAGGCGCATTACCGCAGCGAACTGGAATTTTCGTGGGACGGACTGGGCGCGGCGCTGACCCGGCTGAAACGGATGGCGATCGCGGCGGAGCGTTTTTCGGACGCGGACGAGGAAGGCGACCCGAACCATCCGCGCCTCGTGCCGTTCCTCGAACGGTTCGACGCCGCGATGGCGGACGATCTCAACACCCCGCTGGCGCTGACCGCGTTCGAGGAAGCGCTATCGGCGAAGAAGATCGACCCGGCGGCACGCCGCGCCGCGATCGCCCGGATGGACGCGGTGCTCGGCCTCGGCCTGCTCGACCTGACCCGCGCCGACTTGCGCCTGCGCCCCGATACGGCCGAACTGGACGAGGACGACGTCGAAGATGCGCTCGAACGCCGCCGCGAAGCCCGCGCCGCCCGCGACTTCGCCCGCTCCGACGCGATCCGCGACGAACTGTCGGGCAAAGGGGTCGAGGTGATGGACGGCGATCCGCTCGGCTGGGACTGGAAGCTTGGCTAG
- a CDS encoding nitroreductase, with amino-acid sequence MTPSEAIATRRFVRAFLDKPVDRATLVRVLEKAQRAPSGGNTQPWHGIVLTGAPMQRLFDRIAQEFPKGRAAHAPEYHIYPPELDGPYEQRRRGVGEDMYGALEIAREDKAQRLAWFANNFRAFGAPVLMLVHTPKYMGPPQWSDIGMWLQTIMLLLREEGLDSCAQEAWAVYSPQIREVVDIPEDHTFFCGLAIGYRDPDAPVNAFPVARAPIDEAIRWDGFDA; translated from the coding sequence ATGACCCCCTCTGAAGCCATCGCCACTCGCCGCTTCGTCCGCGCCTTTCTCGACAAGCCTGTCGATCGGGCGACACTCGTCCGCGTGCTGGAGAAGGCGCAGCGCGCGCCTTCGGGCGGAAATACGCAGCCCTGGCACGGCATCGTGCTGACCGGCGCGCCGATGCAGCGCCTGTTTGACCGGATCGCGCAGGAATTTCCCAAGGGGCGCGCCGCCCATGCGCCCGAGTATCACATCTATCCGCCCGAACTCGACGGCCCCTACGAACAGCGCCGGCGCGGCGTGGGGGAAGACATGTATGGCGCGCTCGAAATCGCGCGCGAGGACAAGGCGCAGCGCCTTGCCTGGTTCGCCAACAATTTCCGCGCTTTCGGCGCACCCGTGCTGATGCTGGTCCACACGCCGAAATATATGGGCCCGCCGCAGTGGTCGGACATCGGCATGTGGCTGCAGACGATCATGCTGCTCCTGCGCGAGGAAGGGCTCGATTCCTGCGCGCAGGAAGCCTGGGCCGTCTATTCCCCGCAGATCCGCGAAGTGGTCGACATTCCCGAAGATCACACGTTCTTCTGCGGCCTCGCCATCGGCTATCGCGACCCGGATGCACCGGTGAACGCGTTCCCCGTCGCCCGCGCGCCGATCGACGAGGCGATCCGCTGGGACGGTTTCGACGCTTGA
- a CDS encoding type II toxin-antitoxin system RelE/ParE family toxin translates to MKTVEIKQRAMDDLREISDYIARDDPSQAESYIAELLKRIAWVGDNPLLYRVRLRWKYDLRIAHHGRYQIVYRADDVSVVILRVAHSSRDLNALLEEIE, encoded by the coding sequence GTGAAAACCGTCGAGATCAAGCAGCGCGCGATGGACGATCTGCGCGAGATTTCGGATTACATCGCTCGTGACGATCCATCGCAGGCGGAAAGCTATATCGCCGAGCTTCTCAAACGAATTGCATGGGTCGGCGACAATCCTCTGCTGTATCGCGTGCGTTTGCGCTGGAAGTACGATCTGCGGATCGCACATCATGGCCGGTACCAGATTGTCTATCGTGCAGACGATGTTTCGGTTGTGATCTTACGAGTTGCTCATTCATCGCGTGATCTCAATGCTTTACTCGAAGAAATTGAATGA
- a CDS encoding ribbon-helix-helix domain-containing protein, with protein MGKLERITVTMPEEMAAKLRAAVDSGSYATTSEVVREALRDWSDEQDRREAAIERLKEMVAEAEAGPSYPAEQAFAEIRQYVAEQAAKYRAEDR; from the coding sequence ATGGGCAAGCTCGAACGCATTACCGTGACGATGCCGGAAGAAATGGCCGCGAAGCTGCGCGCAGCGGTCGATTCCGGCAGCTATGCCACCACGAGTGAAGTGGTGCGGGAAGCGCTCCGCGATTGGAGCGATGAGCAGGATCGCAGGGAAGCCGCGATCGAGCGCCTCAAGGAGATGGTTGCCGAAGCTGAAGCGGGGCCGTCTTATCCTGCCGAACAGGCATTTGCTGAAATCCGCCAGTATGTCGCCGAACAAGCAGCCAAGTATCGCGCCGAAGATCGGTGA